Genomic DNA from Theropithecus gelada isolate Dixy chromosome 1, Tgel_1.0, whole genome shotgun sequence:
CGCGAGAGCTCCCCCCGCGAGAGCTTCCCCCGGGAGCGAAGAGAGAGGAAACACCGCGATAAGAGAgccaccagctccctccctcgCACCTTGTATTCCCAGAATCACTAGGCGCCGGCGCCTCCCAGGCAGCGTGTTTCCGCCCCGAGCTGGAGTTTCCCAGCTGCCAGCCGACCTCGAGACCGCACTCCCACCAACCGCGCTTTTTGTGGGCggtctgaagccacagcctgcgTTGGATATGTTCGGTGCATGTTATAAACAACCACTTAAACCCTCCGGATCTGCGCCTACCGCAGAGGAATGCAGAATGACGCCACGGTACGCAGGATGTGATGTCGCCGAGATGCACAGAATACTCGTTCaatcaacatttactgagcatctacttcGTGCCATACACCGAGCTAGCAAATATGTAGAGCACCAGTCCTGATTGCAAGGAGCACTATACAAGAGGAATGACAGCCAAACAATTAAAAGAGGAGGCGGGGTTGCACGCAAAAAAGGGAGGGGCGAATTTTTGTGTTGAGTTGTCAGGAAACTCATAGAAGAGTTTAGGGGCTGACTTTGGAAAATGATGGGCTGTCCAGCAAACGGAAAGAGGGGAGGCCACTCAAATATGTATTCGATGAATGAATTTCGGGCAGATGTCAGAGTTAACAGGGTGGAGACATTCAAGGAGCGCAAATAATCGTGTAACTGAAATATAATTGTATTAGTTCATGGCCAACCTCAACCTAGTGTCAAACTCTGAAGAAACGTGAATCTGCCAACCATAAAACTTTAACAAAGTAACTAAAGCTGGCCACTGAGGAGGTAAGGATGGGGGTTAGCAAAACATCCTAAAGGTCTTAACCCATTTAGCTCTCCAAAGTTCCCCTATATTCTGACAGCAAATACTtcaggtctctttttttttttttttttttttttgacctcgtctctgtagtccaggctagagtacagtggtgtgatctcggctcactgcgacctccatctcccaggtccaagtgattctcctgcctcagcctccagagtagctgggattataggcccgcGCCACcccaccaagctaatttttgtacttttagtagagacggggtttcgccatgttggccagtctggtcttgaaccctgaccttagtgatccgccagcctcagcctcccaaagtgctgggattacaggcatgagccactgcgctcagccagaTCTCTTCTTTCTGAAGTTTATACTACCACTAACTCATCTCCACAAACAAACAATTCTGTGGGCCTCTCTTAATCCTCCCCGATCACTCAACTTTTCACCTCCAATTTTCTTCCCAGTCTattcaaataaacctctttcttccttttctttctttttcagtggaGTGGAGAGTTCCGTTTATGTTAAAACATTACCCAGTCGGCAGTTCAAAGCATCCTCTTGCGACAGCAATAGAGATTGAGCAAATACATGcagtaatattttcttcttccacaaTAGCCAATATTTATTGTTAACGCTAAGCCAGGCAGTATGCTTGGCACTTTATATGCTGTTATCTCCCCCTGATTAGCATTAATATCCTCACTTGAAGTTTTTTAACTTCAAGTTTAAAAAACTTGCCCAATACTTCAATGCTAGCATGTGGTATAATCAAATCTGACTGTAAGgctagagagagaggaagggccAGGTCATGCAGGGCTTTGTATGTCATCTTAAAAGTTTacacttggccaggcgcggtggctcacgcctgtaatcccagctctttgggagtccgaggcaggcggatcatgaggtcaggagtttgagaccagcctggccaatatggtgaaaccccctctctactaaaaacacaaacattagctggatgtggtggcattcgcctgtactcccagctactccggaggctgaggcagaagaatcgcttgaacccaggaggcagggctgcagtgggccaagatcatgccactgcactccagcctcggcgacacagtgagactctgtccaaaaaaaaaaaagagagagagagaatagtcTTTTTAGAGAACTTAAAGCAGGGAATAGCATAATGCAATTCACCTTTTTAGAAAATTCAGTCACtcaggctaggcgcagtggctcatgcctgtaatcccaccactttggaagaccgaggtgggtggatcacctgaggtcaggagttcaaaaccagcctggtcaacttggtgaaaccccgtctctactaaaaatacaaaaattagctgggcatggtgggcacctgtaatcccagctactcaggaggctgaggcgggagaatcgcttgaacctgggaggtggaggttgcagtgagccaagatcgtgccattgcactgcagcctgggtgagaagagcaaaactccgtctctaaataaataaataaataaataaataaatgaaaattcagtCACTCATACTTTAGATAAGCATcaagaacagaattttaaagaagTGTGCAGTAATTCAGATGATGAGAGCATGAACCAAGTTAGTGAGAGTGAGGCAGAAAAAGgtttaagagatttttttaaaaatgagttcaaTCTTAGCATATTGAGTTGAAAGTTGCTTATCTGTAGGGAGTTAGATGGTCTACATTTTAGATATTTGCAAGTGATCCTTAGGTGACAGAGAACCAGGTATAGGCTGGATTCAGAAGTTATTATTACACAGAAGTTGATGCTCAAGAAGTAGGTGAGTTCCCCAAAGAAGAGTTTATAGAGTGAGAAATTAAGAAGGTCCAGTATAGAACAAAATCTTGAAAACACCAATATTCAAAGTGTGTGTATAGGGAAAGTGGCCAGCATACTATTATTACTAAAAACCTACACCAAATAATATCTCATTATACTTGTGAAGTATTCTATCACTAGATCCTAGATTTGAAATTTCTTTATTAGTGGCTGTCACCCATGAATGACATGGATGTCACCCATGGAATGTGGAAACTCCTAAGTATCCCTCCAGTAAAATCAAACACCATACATACCAAAAATAATAGTcaggccaagtgtggtagctcacacctataatcccaacactttgaaagaccaaagcgggaggatcacttgaggtcaggagtttgaaaccagcctaggcaacatagtggaatcccatctctatcaaaaaatataaaaaattagccacctGTGGTGctgaacacctgtagtcccagctactcaggaggctggagtgggagacccatttgagcccaggagtccaaggctgcagtgaactgggattgcaccactgcacaccagcctgagtgacaggtaacctgttttaaaagtaaatcatcattctcagcaaattatcgcaagaatagaaaaccaaacaccacatgttctcactcataggtgggaactgaacaatgaaaacacttggaaacaagaaggggaacatcacacactggggcctgttgtggggtggggggagaggggagggatagcattaggagatatacctaatgtaaatgacaaattaatgggtgcagcacaccaacctggcacacgtatacatatgtaacaaacctgcacattgtgcacatgtaccctagaacttaaagtataataaaaaagaaaaataaataaataaataaaattcatctttatttattatttatgttatttaattttgagacggagttttgctcttgttgcccatgctggactgcaacggtgtggtctcggctcactgcaacctctgccttctgggttcaaatgattctcctgcctcagcctcccaagtagttgagattacaggtctccatcagcatgcccagctattttttgtatttttaatagagatggggtttcaccatgttggacaggctggtctcgaacctctgacctcaggtgatctgcccacctcggcctcccaaagtgctgggattacaggcatgaaccaccacaccaggacttattttttgttgtttttttgagatggggtctcattttgtcagctaggctgaagtgcagtggtgtgatttcagctcactgcaacctccacctcccaggctcaagtggatcctcctgcttcagcctcccaagaactGGGACTATagggcctggctaatttttgtatttttttgtagaaactgggtttgaccatgtcacccaggctaatctcaaactcctggactcaaaccatTAACTCACCTCGGCTTCCtgaagtgttggggttacaggtgtgagctactgccccCAGCccattcattataattttttttttatatagagactgtgtctcactgtgttggccaggctagccttgaactcctgggcccaagtgatccttctaccttggcctcccaaagtgctgagactacaggtgtgagccactgcacttggccccaTCTATTATTTTTAAGGGCTTGTAAAAATGGCAGAAATATAAGAttacaatatattataaaaaagatagaaatatgaCTGTAATACATTATGAAAAATACAAGGATTGAAATTATATAAGCTCCCAATATAATATAAAAGAGGAAGTCATTAATTCTATTTGGGGAAAATAGAAATTGGATGATCAGAAAATCTttctggggctgggcgtggtggcttacgcctgtaatcccagcactttggaaggccgaggtgggcaggtcacttgacgtcaggagttcagcctgaccaatggtgaaaccccatttctactgaaaaatacaaaagaatcagCCAGACATAGTGACGTCTGCTggtagtcctagctgctcgggaggctgaggcaggagcctcaGTTTGACTccggaacccaggaggcaaaggttgcagtgagattgcgccactgcacactagcctgggcgatatagagtaagactctctctaaaaaaaaaaaaaaaaaaaaaagaattacatcaaattttatctcttcttagcacaagtatttttttttttttaacttggcatAGAATTCAGAGCCAGGAAATTGTGTTGAACTAACTCtctaaataaaatttagcatGTCATTCTATTATGAACGTATGCCACAAACCACAATAGTATTAGCATTAGTAGTACCTGTGACTTCACAACCAAAAAAACCACAGGTATTTTCATTTCACATAACAGTTGCTGCAGACAACTCAAAATTTCATTTGTAGCCATTAGTACCTCTAAAATTAGCTTACTACGTATGCTCATTGGTATGTCTTGTTCTTTAATGAGTTAATGAAGAAGCATATATACTACTGTATTAcgaatttgcttttaaaatattttgttggctATTTCAATACTCAAAATTTCCTtgtaatctaaaatattttacgCATTGAAAAACACTGTTCTGAAAATGGGTCCCTAGGTTTCTCCACACTGCCAAAGAGTCAATGGCACAAAAACAGAAGTTAGGAACTTCTTCATAGGAATATTTAATGATACCTGCCCATTCgtctccttttctctcctatcCAGCAACCCATCATTCTGAATTGGGTGTCCCTCCTTTGTCTTCTTTCTGATTTCCCATTGTAACTTCTGCTTGCCTCCTTGATATTCTTATCTGGTCTCAACTAATCCTTGGAGCTCTCTGAGTACTGGAACCATGCTGACCATTGCTGTATGCAGAGTGCTCTACAGGGAGTGAAtgcttaatattaataataagcaGTTGTTGAATTAATCAATTCATTAGAACACAAAACCCCAAGTATCTTCAAGGTACTAAGACAACTGCAGACTCAGTAATGAGATGCTTTAAATAATCCCAATATAACTACACTGAAATTAGCTACTACGCTCTTGGATTCTTACATGAAACCAAAGGGTAGATACATCATTTaggcctttttgtttttcatatgcaAGTAACAATAAATTCAGTTGAAACAGGGTTAAATTAAAGGAATGTATTGACTTACATACCAGAAAGGTGCAGAGATAAGTCTTCAAGAGTGGCCCCTCAGGATCTCGTGTCAGTTTTTCAGTGAATCTCTCAGTGTTTCTCTTTGTATGAGGAGTCCTCCTCAGGCCAGCTTCCTTCAAGAACACAAGATAGCTGCCAGCAGCTAACAGCGGCCACATGCTTCCTCCTTAAGGTCCAAAGGAGTTCCTGCTCCCAGATAAATCATCCAATCTGTGTCCTAGAGAACGGTGATTGGCTCAGGCCTGAGTTATCTGACAAACCCCTGTGAAGAAGGGGATTACTCAGATTAGTTTCACCCAATCAGAATTGATCTTGGAGCCAGAGGTGGGGCCAAGCTCTCCAAACCGTGAACTGTTTCATAATGGGAATGAGGTGGGGAATAATGTTGGAGATACAAACGCGAGAGTGGTCAGCAAAGGTACTACACCCAAAGACTTAAAACAGGATTTTGCTTCAAAAAAATCTGTTATCACAGTGTCTTAAATTCAATATGATAAAATATGTAGTGATTATCAATTATATCAATATGTAATGAGTAAATAACTTCACTGGTAAACactgtatttactttttattcaaattttaccaAGATAGAATGCAATCCAACAATTCAAGTGTGGAACTAAACTACTGGCCatgtgctgtggctcatgcctgtaatcccagccctttgggaggccgaggctggtagatcacctgaggccaggagttcgagaccagcctgtccaacatggcaaaaccccatctctactaaaaatacaaaaattagccggacatggtggtgcacccctataatccaagctacccaggaggctggggcaggaatatagcttgaagctgggaggcggaggttgcagtgagccaagattgtgccattgcactcctgcctgtgtGACAGAGGTAGAGTCcatgccaaaaggaaaaaaaaaaaaaaaaaaaaaaaactcaaaactaaACTACTGAATTTGCTAGATAATACTCTGTAGTTCTACAAATTAGCAAATTAATTTCTCTCATGGTGTAGTTACCCTAAATAATGCTCAATTTGCCTTGAATAACAGAAAGCTTctgaaaaatgaatgtttttcaactttttctaaTGACAGTTTTGTTAAATAGTTTATGTGCTCACCAACACAAAACACTGACTAGACAGTTAAATCTGGCTCTAAGAAAGAACATTCTGAATTCTGCCAGAAATTTATGTATCCATATTAGCCCTATACAAAGCACCTAATCCCCACCTAATACCTAATCGTGGTATCTTCATTTAACAAAAGCAGTAGTGTGGTAACATGAAATACAGAACAGCAGTACTGTACAAAATAAAATCTCACtcgttatattttttaaatgtatcatcaGACATCTGTAGTTACTAACCTTACCCAATTCTCATTGCATTGCATACTAATGCTGTTTCTAGTGTAAACATTAGTGCAAGTTTAGtctacatcttttttctttcatcttctctgAAGATGTGTGTTTTATATTCTCACAATAATCTGGAATATGATTTCCTACACTCCACATTGGTTGAACAAGATCTAGGAGTATTTTGTTTGATAGATGATACAGCTGTCTGACTGATGAGGTAATCGTATCTGAAATCTGACAACACAACAGTACACTGACAGATGAAAATAACAAACCATGTAAATCAATACTTTCTTCACACATTTTACTTCCATCTCCCTGGGTCtcagtatttttctgtttcctctaaaTCTGCCCCCTTCCTTTCTCAGAGGCAATGCAGAGCACTTTCCCTTTCTTCTACAGTTTCTGATCAGTGGTTATCAGTGATTTTGTAAAATTTCTCTtaagtaatcagaaaaaaatctgagaagCAGGGGTTGCCAAGGAAACCAGAGCCAATAACAGCCGGAAGTTCCTGAAGGAAGAAACTCGTTTGATACAGATAAAACCCACAGACTGAtttggaggaagagggagaaaaaatgcCAGGATCAGAGTGAAAGGCTAAGTCAAtgacatgaaaaggaaaagataaagtacaacattcataattaaaattatttttagatcgACAAAGGCTAGAAACAAGAGAATTAGAACAGACACAGGAATGGGTTTTTTAGTGAAAGAAGAGGTTAAGACACAAAGGGTAggcccaacactttggaaggccgaggcaggtggatcacttgaggccaggagttcaagaccagattggccaacatgacgaaaacccatctctactaaaaatacaaaaattagccaggcgtggtggtgcatgcctataatcccagttactacagaggctgagcaggaaaaatgcttgaacccgggaggtggaggttgcagtgagccgagatccagcctgggcaacagggcacgactgtctcaaaaaaaaaaaaaaaaaagggtagtgTGTAAGAGATTAAATGGTATAGATAGACAAGGGTCAGTACTTGTGTCCATAGCTTCCtggatatgttttattttaaattaatttattgctCAGAATATATGTAACTATATTCTGTATCTACAGTCTAAATACTCTGgactggtgcagtggctcacgcctataatcctagcacttggggatgccgaggcgggtgcatcacctgaggtcaggagttcaagaccagcctggccaacatggccaaaacccgtgtctactaaaaatacaaaacccgtgtctactaaaactacaaaaattagctgggcgtggtggcaggtgcctgtaatcccagctactcaggaggctgaggcaggagaatcacttttacccaggggcagaggttgcagtgagccgagatcgtgccactgcactccagcctgggtgacagagtgagactctgtctcaaaaataaaaatttaaaaaaaaattaaattaaattaaatttaaattaaaataaaataaataaaaattcctcaAGAACAACTAACTCAAAACTTCCAAAATGAAGCTCATCTCCATCAGCAATCTCACTGGCCAAATccatatttcacttttcattacCTTTGACTCCTCCCTTGccatgaggcaggaaaatagtgTCTGGAGACAGGAAACATAAGGCCAATTCACACTtgagctatgacaggaaatatcctctccatagggtGTATGCTGTAGATAACTTCGTAAttttacttcatcctctccatttacataggaTGTAACCCAAGTAACTAATGGAATCCTCTAGGGGGTATTTAAACTCCCAAAAAAATCTGTAACAGGTCCTTTGAGCCCCTATGCTCGGGCCGGCTCCCAcgctgtggagtgtactttcattttcagtaaaaCCCTTCGTTCCTTCCTCGCTTTGTGCATTTTCTCCAACtttttgttcaagatgccaagaacctggacccCCTCCACCGTTAACAGTCATAAACTCCACATTCAACCAGTCACAAAATCTTGACCTTTCTACCTACTGCAGAGCTCTAAAATGGTACtatttctcttgatttttccactgctgatgaaaagagtcaaactctgtaaaatatttgaagagattcaTTCTGAatcaaatatgagtgaccatggcctgtgacacagccgtcaggaggtcctgagaacatgtgccccagGTAGTCGGGGTacagcttagttttatacattttagggaggcacgAGACATTAACCaaacacatttaagaaatacattggtttggtccagaaaggcaggacagctTGAGGTGGTGAGGGAGACTTCAGGCTatcagtaaatttatttttgttttgtttgaaatggagtctccctgggacacccaggctggagtacaatggtgtgatctcggctcactgcaacctcagcttcttggtttcaagcaattctcctgcctcagcctcttgagaagctgggactacaggcatgtgccaccacgcctggctaatttttgtattttcagtatagatggggtttcaccatattggccaggctattcttgaactcctgacctcaagtgatccgcctgcctcggcctcccaaagtgctgggattacaggcctgagtcactgcacccggtttataggtatatttaaaacttttctagttgacaattggttgagtttgtctaaagacctggaattAACAGAAAGAATTGTCTGtgttaagataaaggattgtggagacccAAGTTCTTATTTGCAGAAGAAGCCTTCAAGTACTAGGCTTCAGAGAGAAGAgactgtaaaatgtttcttatcagacttaaagtctgTGCTGATGTTAATGCTGGAGAGGTGTAATAAGGTATGttctgttatgcccagaccgtttgttccccaaagaagaccaccagagtccagagccaaagccaagcggcaaggatctttactacaagtttgaacctggtccctcctttacacagtatacaagagggccccgatcaatgcgagcgtttgctttttatagcccgaaagttgtaggggaacaaagaaattcttttggctcccgcgctttcagtaaccttgaacggctgtctccttatcggagactttccaggtggtgtttgtactgggctcagggagtttgagagatatatggcagtatgtggtgggatgggaggatgggatatgtttgtactaggctcagggagttttgagcccaggggctgaggaatgtgcccagctcctttcattccccccttcttttcaggtatctttagagccaatcttgggtcttataagtctgattctgtttcagcgtttacaggttggtattgggctctgaggaccatgagttgtacagtgtcaaatctctctctaacaaattgtaaaattctgttaacaacacaaggtcctacggtaagcagaaatagtagacttagcaggggtccaaggaagggggctaacagagaaaacatagaggaattccaccattggtcttcagctgaagcaaactgccgtgtttttacttcagtgcttaacttgcgtaactgttggacccggtcctctacaagtcctgattcatttatgtagaaacaacagtcttcttttagaaatatacatgtaccacctttttctgcagtgagtaggtctagggctctccagttctgcaaggttacctgagctagggacgtgagctgtcgctgaagggaggcaagggactcagccgactcctccatagcaatggcaaattgttggtacaacttgttactttctatgagggtgtgacctagggctccccccaccagtccggccgcaatgaaggatgcggtgagggaaattcctgcaatgagggggagaaatatggcttgtgcaggtctcggtctagggtctgggtgaataacagcactagtccagttaccggtataccctaggaactcgccagcagttagtagagtcaaccggggaactaatgtgacagggagacacagtaggttattaacagagggactaggtaggttcttagataaggttccattacaccagaagaatatgcctgatggagcccttaaggtgatattagggggcgttgcagtgatgctacagaggctggaattggttcctgagaaacagtagggaaacttctcctgactggggtttaggtataggggcacgttTAGGATAGGAGCATAtgagaggtttcggaggttgtt
This window encodes:
- the HHLA3 gene encoding HERV-H LTR-associating protein 3 encodes the protein MFGACYKQPLKPSGSAPTAEECRMTPRYAGCDVAEMHRILVQSTFTEHLLRAIHRASKYVEHQS